One genomic segment of Kiritimatiellales bacterium includes these proteins:
- a CDS encoding hydrolase, with the protein MLKRDDTVLIFIDVQGKLAELTDHSGALFNNLRRLLAGMRALDIPVIFTEQLPDKLGATRAEFQEFISIPPVVKSSFSCCGEPEFVKALTALKRNQVILCGIEAHICVYQTARELLNEGFAVQVVTDAVSSRDPANKALALRRLEMEGAALTGVEMLLYELLGSAKAPEFKIILQIVK; encoded by the coding sequence ATGTTGAAACGCGACGATACGGTTTTAATTTTTATTGATGTGCAGGGAAAACTGGCGGAGCTGACAGATCATTCCGGTGCGCTGTTTAACAATCTGCGCCGGCTGCTGGCAGGGATGCGGGCACTGGATATCCCGGTGATTTTTACAGAGCAGCTGCCGGATAAACTCGGCGCAACGCGTGCAGAGTTTCAGGAATTTATTTCCATACCGCCGGTTGTAAAAAGCTCATTCAGCTGTTGCGGCGAACCGGAGTTTGTAAAAGCGCTCACTGCGCTGAAGCGGAATCAGGTGATCCTCTGCGGCATTGAAGCGCATATTTGTGTTTACCAAACCGCGCGGGAACTGCTGAATGAAGGATTCGCAGTGCAGGTTGTAACCGACGCCGTTTCGTCACGCGATCCGGCGAATAAAGCGCTTGCCCTGCGCCGGCTCGAAATGGAAGGTGCGGCGTTAACCGGCGTCGAAATGCTGCTCTACGAACTGCTCGGCAGCGCGAAAGCGCCGGAATTTAAAATCATTCTTCAAATTGTGAAATGA
- a CDS encoding EamA family transporter, with amino-acid sequence MFYLLIVSLIWAFSFGLIKDGLAGIPAAVVALTRLSIALFIFLPFLRARTLKVSASIKLMITGAVQYGFMYVAYIHAFNYLQAYEIALFTVFTPLYVTLLNDAFKKQFCIRTLTAVLLAITGGAIIEYRQLSSPELWRGFAFMQVSNFCFAFGQIFYRRTMERLIVPHSDLQVFALLYCGAVFATVLTAAGIEWSTISITPQQIRVLLYLGAIASGFGFFLWNIGARRVRAGTLAIFNNLKIPFGILVSIFFFGEAADWPRLLAGGALMGFALIINCRKN; translated from the coding sequence ATGTTCTATCTTCTAATCGTTTCTCTGATCTGGGCATTTTCGTTCGGACTGATCAAAGACGGACTCGCGGGAATTCCGGCGGCAGTTGTAGCGCTGACGCGGCTGTCGATTGCGCTGTTTATTTTTCTGCCGTTTTTACGTGCGCGCACGCTGAAAGTCAGCGCAAGCATCAAACTGATGATAACCGGCGCGGTGCAATACGGATTTATGTACGTCGCTTATATCCATGCGTTCAATTATCTGCAGGCGTATGAAATTGCACTGTTTACGGTCTTCACACCGCTGTACGTCACGCTGCTGAACGACGCATTTAAAAAACAATTCTGCATCCGCACGCTCACGGCAGTACTGCTGGCAATTACCGGCGGCGCAATAATTGAATACCGGCAGCTGTCGTCGCCGGAACTGTGGCGCGGTTTTGCTTTCATGCAGGTGTCTAATTTCTGCTTTGCATTCGGTCAGATCTTTTACCGGCGCACAATGGAGCGGCTTATTGTCCCGCACTCCGATCTGCAGGTGTTCGCCCTGCTCTATTGCGGCGCCGTATTTGCTACCGTGCTCACTGCTGCCGGAATTGAGTGGAGCACGATTTCAATTACACCGCAGCAAATCCGGGTTCTGCTTTATCTCGGCGCAATTGCATCCGGCTTTGGCTTCTTTCTCTGGAATATCGGCGCACGACGCGTGCGCGCCGGCACACTTGCCATTTTCAATAATCTGAAAATCCCGTTCGGCATCCTTGTATCCATTTTCTTTTTCGGGGAAGCCGCCGACTGGCCGCGCCTGCTTGCCGGCGGTGCGCTGATGGGATTTGCGCTCATAATAAACTGCCGGAAAAACTGA
- a CDS encoding PEGA domain-containing protein: MKVKMFGLFSLFVSVLVLCSCVPVTLETVPDGAEIYDDNGVFVGAAPQDIAIFTSSKDFVLKRENYADTPVTVDSMAARTVQFKMKYEPIMVTSEPSGAKISCDSLSYGKTPNKIMPKNTDRIFTFKADGYYDKEVVIGADSPHPLHVVMQKLPILAITSAGADIFENGAKIGTGAISVEIDKTRTFEFRKAGFFSETRTVSAVPPYQLNVDLKAFPMITVDSVPPAAKIFRDGTQTGTAPMQFTVDKEITVELRADRYYPQTVTLTPASTAKTVVTLNPMPYATVNAVLADAQVFVDGKSLGTAPVEILTEKAVTVEIRKDGFISKTATVPAGGKSISVTLEPEPKIKEPAVEPVTAPAAPAGSDSGDLARIPAEEDGAMVEAAGGMSKGMLWGIIGGATALLAIIIAAAAKKKK; the protein is encoded by the coding sequence ATGAAAGTCAAAATGTTCGGTCTGTTTTCTTTGTTTGTATCTGTTCTTGTGCTGTGCAGCTGCGTGCCGGTAACGCTGGAAACGGTTCCGGACGGTGCAGAAATTTATGACGACAACGGAGTGTTTGTCGGCGCTGCGCCGCAGGACATTGCAATTTTTACTAGCTCAAAAGATTTTGTGCTCAAACGCGAAAATTATGCGGACACTCCGGTAACCGTCGATTCAATGGCTGCCCGAACGGTTCAGTTCAAAATGAAATACGAACCGATTATGGTCACGTCCGAACCGTCCGGCGCAAAAATTTCATGTGATTCTCTCTCTTATGGAAAAACTCCGAACAAAATTATGCCGAAGAATACAGACCGTATATTCACGTTTAAGGCTGACGGCTACTATGATAAAGAAGTTGTTATCGGAGCGGATTCACCGCACCCGCTGCACGTTGTTATGCAGAAGCTCCCGATTCTTGCAATCACCTCTGCCGGTGCCGATATTTTTGAAAACGGCGCCAAAATCGGCACCGGAGCCATCTCGGTGGAAATCGACAAAACCCGCACCTTCGAATTTCGTAAAGCCGGATTTTTCTCCGAAACCCGCACGGTCAGTGCCGTTCCGCCGTATCAGTTGAACGTCGATCTTAAGGCATTTCCAATGATCACGGTAGACTCCGTTCCGCCGGCTGCCAAAATTTTCCGCGACGGAACTCAGACCGGCACCGCACCAATGCAATTCACGGTTGATAAAGAGATCACCGTCGAGCTTCGCGCCGACCGCTATTACCCGCAAACTGTCACTCTGACGCCGGCATCCACCGCAAAAACCGTCGTCACCCTGAACCCAATGCCGTATGCCACCGTCAACGCCGTACTGGCGGATGCACAGGTATTTGTCGACGGCAAATCGCTCGGCACCGCACCGGTTGAAATTCTCACTGAAAAAGCTGTCACCGTGGAAATTCGTAAAGACGGCTTCATCAGCAAAACCGCTACCGTTCCGGCGGGCGGAAAATCCATCAGCGTAACGCTCGAACCGGAACCGAAAATTAAAGAACCGGCGGTGGAACCCGTAACTGCACCGGCGGCACCGGCTGGCAGTGATAGCGGTGACCTTGCCCGGATTCCGGCAGAAGAGGACGGCGCTATGG